In the Theobroma cacao cultivar B97-61/B2 chromosome 1, Criollo_cocoa_genome_V2, whole genome shotgun sequence genome, one interval contains:
- the LOC18613161 gene encoding hyoscyamine 6-dioxygenase — MDKLVSDWCTDQSLPESYIFPPETRPGKLSIPSGDSIPVVDLGEASINRSNTIQKVLKASQDFGFFQVVNHGVSQKVLNGTMSVVKEFFEMPTEDKTSLYSEDPKKVCRLYTSNANYGCEKFHFWRDVLKHPCHPLEECIKLWPDKPTSYREVIATFSVEAKKLGLRILELLSEGLGLESGHFEKDLSEALLLVANHYPPCPDPSLTLGLPKHCDPNLITILLQGDACGLQVFKDGEWIGIEPLPNAFMVNIGHQLRIVSNNKLKSAEHRVVTNSEMARTTVGLFISSCDDSIIEPAKSLTNAGDPPLYRAFQYKDFISNYVSMMGDTELALQPFKLQFH; from the exons ATGGACAAGCTTGTTTCAGACTGGTGCACTGATCAATCTTTGCCTGAGTCTTATATTTTCCCACCAGAAACAAGACCAGGCAAGCTCAGCATTCCTAGTGGTGATAGCATTCCAGTTGTTGACCTCGGGGAAGCATCAATTAATCGAAGCAATACAATTCAGAAAGTTCTGAAGGCTAGCCAAGACTTTGGATTTTTCCAG GTTGTTAACCATGGAGTTTCTCAAAAAGTATTGAATGGCACCATGAGCGTTGTCAAGGAATTCTTTGAGATGCCTACCGAGGACAAGACAAGCCTCTACTCCGAGGACCCAAAAAAAGTCTGCAGGCTGTACACAAGCAATGCAAACTACGGTTGCGAAAAGTTTCACTTCTGGCGTGACGTTTTGAAACACCCTTGTCATCCTTTAGAGGAATGCATTAAACTTTGGCCTGATAAGCCAACTAGTTACAG AGAGGTTATCGCAACATTTTCAGTGGAAGCAAAGAAATTGGGTTTAAGAATCCTGGAGTTGCTTTCAGAGGGCTTAGGGCTTGAATCTGGGCATTTCGAGAAGGATCTAAGTGAAGCTCTGCTGTTAGTGGCTAATCATTACCCACCATGTCCGGATCCAAGTTTGACCTTGGGATTACCTAAACATTGTGATCCTAACCTCATAACTATTCTACTTCAAGGAGATGCCTGCGGACTTCAAGTCTTCAAGGATGGAGAATGGATTGGTATTGAGCCTTTGCCTAATGCATTTATGGTTAACATAGGCCACCAGTTACGG attgTCAGCAACAACAAATTGAAAAGTGCTGAACATCGCGTTGTGACCAACTCGGAGATGGCTCGAACTACTGTTGGCTTATTTATCAGTTCCTGTGATGATAGCATTATAGAACCCGCAAAATCCCTTACCAATGCAGGCGACCCTCCACTGTATCGAGCTTTTCAATACAAAGATTTTATAAGTAACTACGTCTCCATGATGGGGGACACTGAGTTAGCTCTACAGCCTTTTAAGTTGCAATTTCATTAA